The segment acttaaaacaaaaacagcattcaaAATAGAAACTCTATCAGGTGGAATGTTTCACTACTTTGGAATACTAAGCTCGTTTCATGGACTGTTGAATAAGGTGTGGTCTGTTGTCCCAGATAGACACTTATTTAAATTACAGCTGAATTTTGACGGCCTACCCCTGTTCAAAAGCAGTATTACTCAGTTTTGGCCCATTCTTGGTATGTTGCAGGGGTACAGTGAGAAACCAGTGCTGATTGGTCTTTTTTGTGGCAACACTAAACCAAAGTCTTTGTCAGAGTATTTGCAACATCTGGTGTGTGAATTAAAGTCACTGAGCAGTGGGTTTGTTTTTCAGGGAAAGAGGTTATTTTTGAACATCTGCTCTGTTGTATGTGACACTCCAGCCCGAGCTTTTGTCAAAGGAGTGAAATCACACTGTGCATACCATGGATGTGACAAGTGTCACCAAATTGGTGTCCGTATAGGACATCGAATGACATTTCCTGATTTAAGTGCAAGACGTAGAACGGACGAATGCTTTAGACAAAATACAGATGTAGAACACCACCATGAACACTCACCTTTAGCTGACCTTAATATTGACATGGTTGCCAGCTTCCCTTATGATTACATGCACTTAGTATGCTTAGGGGTTATGAGGCGTCTGCTTGATTTGTGGATGGGTCCTCCTGGACCCCTGCGTTGTCGTATGTCAAACAGTCAAGCTTCCTTAATTTCAGAGAGACTACTTTCTTTGAGGGATTACATTCCTTCTGAGCTCACTAGAAGACCACGTACACTGACTGAAAAAAGTAGGTGGAAGGCCTCAGAATTTCGTCAGTTCCTGCTGTACACTGGACCTGTTGTACTGAAGGGTGTGTTAAAGTCTCAAATTTATGACAATTTCATGCTTTTGTCAATTGGCGTACACATATTACTGAGTTCAGAATATTGTTTGACGATGAACAATCTAGCCAATTCTCTTTTGGTATCTTTTGTTGAACATTTTGGTCAGCTTTATGGACAAGAATTTTTAGTTTACAATTTTCATGGTTTGGTCAATCTTTGTGAAGATGTAAAAATCCATGGTAATTTGGATTTATTTTCATCTTTTCCATATGAGAATTTCTTGGGTCATCTTAAAAAATTGGTGAGAGGCCCACAAAATCCTTTGACATAAGTGATCCGCAGGTTGTCTGAAATTGATGAAGCCAGCTCCAACTGTAATCTTAATGCAAAGACATCCAAAGATTATAAATCGGAACATACTGAAGGGCCAGTACCACAATTTTTCACAGGACAAGTAAAACAGTTTAAAGTGTTGTCCATGGATGGTGCAGTTATCAAAACTACAAATAGAGATTCCTGCATCAAAATAAAGAACAAGTTTGTGTTGGTTGAAAATATTATTGTTGATAGGGGAGTGGAATATTTTGTCGGTAGGGACTACAGATGCAAGGAATCATTCTTTGAATACCCTTTTGACTCTACAGAGTTGGACATCTTCATGGTGTCTAACTTGTCCTTGACACTGAAACATTTTCAGAGAGTGGAGAGTGTGCAAAAATATGTCAGACTGCCATTTCATGACAAGTTTGTTGTTATACCTTTGCTGCATTTAAACAAACCACACGACAGCTATTGATTTACATtatacttaaacatttttttggtAGCATGCAGTTGTTTATGGGTCCAGTAAATCTGCAGTTTATATTTTGTTGCTTTCTTTGTATCTGCGGTAAATGTTGTGTGCAATTACAGTTCGCAAAAATAGTCTCTCTTCTCACATTATCCACTCAAAAGTGTTCCTACAGATTATTTTGAAAAGGCATATAAATGactaaattacaattttattttgtttagacaATGTATCACATtgtgatttttgaaaaaaaactaATGAAGTACAAGTGGTGCCTTCCAATTGGGTCAAAGAAAATGAATGTATGTGGCCACCAAATAAAGTGGATGTTGTAAAAGCCACAAAAAATAAGGAGCAACCTGGGGAAGGATAGACTCCACACAGGGtcataattatatttacattgaGTAAGTATTACTTTATAGATTGTGTGTTGAAATGTTTCTGATACGTTggccatatatatatttataattattgtaatCTTTTGTAGACAGTTACAGTGAGGCAAGATTAAAACTACCCGAAGCTGTCGAACACACAGATCTTGCAACAGATAGGGAGGATTCCCCAATTAAACCCAAACGAAGAAGAATGTAAGTTGTCTTTATTTGTAATCTATGATTATATTTAGTCAGTGTATTGTAAAATGTGGCAGATATGTAAGTAACAAAGTGATTCTTTAGGCCAAAGAACCTACTTTTTCCTGGAGAAGATGAGGATGAAGAAATCAGTGTTGATCAGTCAAAATATAATGCAAAGAAAAGGTAAGTTtccattaattttcttttttttgtctactTATTTCTTACATGACCAGGGCTTAAAGTATGGCGgtgaggaaaaaataataatataatatttgagagcctgcgcatgcagtttaatattttcgagccaatttatttcttataCCAATTATATTAGAGATACGCAGCTTTAAGtaacgttacaagcctatcagCAGCAGAGAAGGGTGTGTCCTTGCAACACAGGATGATTGACGCTCATACGTCAATGTCATGTTAGCGTTgtcggaaaaaaaaaaatgtagcgcaagtttatgaagcctggggatgatgtcctagactcctagcaatagataaaggactcaaaaataaatggcgctttttggcagttggtgcaagaaactgagagagcccggggcttgtttctgcatgatttgctcgaggaaGCTACTGTATatgccagcagcggtaagaaagtgcttgctcgttatgatttatgtcgcgttccaggcaacccgtaacccgtgtttttccaaccttaaacctgtgaaagttcactggaacggcagtcaaacccgtgacttcccacccgtgaactcgtacttgATCGATATACTCCGAtttctgacgtcacacagcacgcgaaacaacagcgCCTACGGATAATAGCCTacagatgcagtgtttatgcaagtggtacacgttgaaaaatagattttaggacaatgtaacgttgcaataaaatgaataatctagctaaatttccttgcgctcagaaagtttggcgtgacttgcctggaacggtacaaagtcgttagtcgtggtttgaaatagtgacttgagagctaaaacctgcctggaacacagcaccagactccggtcatagagccgctgcccgtgcactcaaacttaccacgacgttgccggtgttatggtttaactggttaccatgTTATCTGGTGACAAACTTCCTGGTttaggtctccgctgcagatgtgctggaacgacgacAACAGATAtggcgattctgaaagcacaaactgacgtgatattaagtgtctaataaacgcagacatgCTCATttcatgattctgatattcttgtaaagattacaagttattagtatgatcgcccgtttcgcggctgaagtaataggataaacaaaaaaaaatacaaataaagtacGCCTGTTTGGcacgggtttcgaacacgcgctaaaagacaacGTGCCGCGAGACAACAGACACGAACCACCGAGCTATTGATATACACTGAATCAActccagatctctagattcaacacaggactctcggcgtcacatcgtgcagctgctgaatcaaggaaatgtgaccgtgttaacttgtgacctgtgtttacctattatgaaaataaaccatagcagaacactgactacattttatggtttatgatgttaaagaacatttcatgacgtctcagacaactgtacatttgtggctattgtggtttaattataaacgctatcgttaactcatatttaccatagtaaaaacatggtaaattttCTTTAGAGACTgttgttttatttgattatacaagtattttaaatattagctttatttaattaaaaatttgtatataaatgtaatactTTGTACCTTGAGACTTGTGTTCAAAAGCctattacttaaaaaatataaactgtattttctgcTTGTGAATATATTCGCAAACAGAAAATTccgtttatatttcataataatatttagtTGTAGGCTATAGTTAATATTTCAAATACttgtataatcaaataaaataccaGCTAGTGAACGCAGATAACAAGTTAAGACGTTTATAAAGTAATGATTATACGCAGCATTTCCACTAGCATAATCTTATACGTTTACACTTCATTCAAATCAAGTCACGCTTCCAAAGTAATGCTACGAGAAAATAAAGGCAAGTTACATTCATGTAATGAAACAACAGTCTCTAAAGAAAATGTACCAtatttttactatggtaaatatgtgttaacgatagcgtttatagttaaaccacagtagccacaaatgtacagttgtctgagacgtcatgaaatgttctttaacatcataaaccataaaatgtagtcagggttctgttatggtttattttcataataggtaaacacaggtcacaagttagaGTGTGTTCGAAACCAGCGCCAACATAGgcgtactttatttatttatttattttttgtttatcctgcttacttcagccgcgaaacgggcgatcatactaatcAAGCttcgtcccgctcccgcccgcaaaatCCCGCGTGTAAACGTatagtagtttttctttttttttaatacattgcatattctgcctgctactcttattttttcacttgctcccctgttgaatataaatttaaaaagaaatggaaaataaacaaatgtttcattttatttgcatttattaaaagtatgaacatgaacaaggaacttagaacttataaatacagtaaaaaagtaagaaatttaaataaaaaatatatacctataataattaggctatatagcctaataaattatataataataataaacctggatttatttcattttcaaaggaaaagtagcttatggggcctgagcaattcatttaaacatttaacaaaaaatatccttattcctcaataacaaaatagaccaattttaaatattaagctaaataaataaataaaaataaactgaattgactaaaaaaaactgtacgactacttaatgtgcccatgcaggaatatcatgtcgttctctgttgagagcttcagtttaatctgtctctgctccagtatgccaccgcaaatactgaaagccctCTCCGATGGTGCGCTAGCTGGAATACAAAGTACATGGCTTGTTTGCTTAATCTCGAAAATTCAtcttttccaccactggaggacatcatccggtctgtgtgcttctaatccatccaatttgacatttaaatatattgctATCTCGGAATCTAATTACACGTCGCTGTCTATGGTATCATCTGCATCCTCAcattccgcaaagtctattttatttcattataaataaaggtctatttgtttctagttcTTTTATTCTGTTAGATATTTCCACTTTGCTGGAGTcccgcaaataattttattttcccgcaacccgcacacaataatatcttgccgcccgcatccgcattcacccatcaaatattgtcccgcgccgcactcggTGGCGCTGGGTCCTGCTGTATTCCCGCGGGAGTGCAGGTCTCTAGCCGGgagcaactattagctgacacacCGTTGTCTATGACTGACCATGTCTGCGATTAAAAAATATGTGTGTCCACATTTAAAgcagaaaatgatttgtcattcagaatatcgtagccactggtcaccctgtgtagaaaactggcagaagacaaaaaaGCGTTAACTAGACTGTtggtttcaaatcagcatgcgagttacatcccagaaaaaaaagtctaaacttctaatcttcagtttagcagttcagttctttagcactttgagcacttaattatttaagcacttgttattgtttagaagaaaacactttatttgacatagtacttttaaataaatgttgccaatcataatcattgaagagattcatgtctatctcactctgtttaccatttttttaagcactttaagctctttttactgtatttttgttactatcgtcaatatttgaattaagtctgtccgtggagtttctctccaaacaccccccccccccccaaaaaaaaagctatatgtcatgcaggggttaaagtggatttttttccactttaacccctgCATGACATATagcttctttctctttctttgaaCAGAAAAGAAGAACTGCCTAGAGCTCCGAAGATCTTTCACTCATTTTATTCTGACTCCCAAAGGATGCAGAAGACTGGATCTACTCAGAAGTCTGTGTTTGCCAAATCTAAGCCAACAAAATTGTAAGCAGTATAAGTTGTTATTTTGAGTAAGGTAATTGATTAATTTAACTTGTGAAAATGCCTAAAATGCTCTGTTCTAACTTTCTTCAAACCCCCACATAGTTTACCAAATATCCCTCCTAATTCCCAAAGTCATCATACTTCTAATGTACCTAAGAGGACCCACACACATTCTGACCAGTCTCGAAGAAACCATGCAACTGCTGATCCACTTGAGAGGAGCCACATTAACCCTGACTCGCTTCAGATAAGCCGCACTTCTAACCAGCTTCAGAGATTCCTCACAAGCTGTACTTCTCCCAACTTGTCTGACAATGATTGCACTCCACCTGACCTGCTTCAGAGATGCCATGCTTCCCCTGATTCACGACCAAGAAATAGTGCAACTGCTGAGCCGTTTCAGAAGGTCCAGACTTCCTCTGATCCACTTCGAAGTGGCCACAAAACTCCAGACTCAGTTCAGAGAGGCCGCAAATCCCCTGATCCGCTTCAGAGAAGCCACACAACTGCTGAGCCGTTTCAGAAAGTCCACACTTCCCCTCACCCGCTTCAAAGAAACCATGCAAATGCTGACCCGTTACAAAGAAGCAACACTTCCCTTGACCTGCTTCAGAGAAGCTGTATTTCTCCTGACTTGTTTGAGATAGATTATACTCTCCCTGACCCTTTTCAGAGAAGTCACTCTCCCCCTGACCCACTGCAAAGAAGCTGCACTTCCCCTGATCGGCGTCCGAGAGGGATTGTTTATCACCAGCCACAAGGACTATTAAGACATCAAGCTGTTCTTGATACTTGTAAGTATTTGTTTATTGGGAAATGTGATACTATCGCGTACTACTTTTACATATTGTGTACCATATGGACTTAGGGGGTTTATTTCAGTTTCTTGCTTTTGTTTCAGCCCTCCTGCGTAACATTCTCACAAATCAAGAAATCACGATGGACCAAATGAAGATAATCTATGGGACAGTTCAGGGTCTAAAATCTGTCAGTGAAGAAGACATAGGCCTTGAAGCAAACCTACTGCCAGTAGCTGATCTTCAGTCTCTGCAAAACTTGGAGGAGCGATTGAGAAAATTTCCTGACTTTCAAAAGCAATTGGTAAGTCAGTTATATTCAagacatatatgtttttttaggCTTACTAAaggcacacatatatatatatatatatatatatatatatatatatatatatatatatatatatatatatatatatatatatatattgtatgttgttgttttttaagggaagttcaaacaaaactgaaaactgaaaacttAAGCTTGGATGAGTTGGTTTCTTTTGATGAAcacaaagaagacattttgaggaATTTTGGTAGCCAGACAGTCAAAGGTAAcattggtaaaaaaataaaaaaaaaaccattatggAAGCCAGTGGTTACCATCTACTGTCTggttaacatttaaaacaaattctgctgtgttcaacagaagaaagaaactcatacaggtatgGAACAAGTGGAGGTGaggaaatgatggcagaatttacatatttggttgaactatccctttagtggATAATTggcattttattttaacaattaataaaataaatgttaattcacAGATAAGCATGTTGGCAATGAAAGGTGGGACAGACACCAGAGATGGAGTTTGGAGAATAATGACAGCAACAATCACAAACTCCCTGGCCAAGAATATAAATATGTGTGGTGTTAATGGGAAGATCAGCTTTAAAAGCTTGCAGTTACGAAACATTGTTCTTGGTAAGTCTGTTGTGAGCatgaccactttaaaaaaaaaaaaatctaattaatttaaaattgtacagtctaaaacattttttgtatgcCCAGTACTTTAATTTCTACaactgttattttaaaactgTATCATAATATAAAGTTTAAATTGACCAATGCAATAAGTAAGCAACTGTTTAAGcattgttttatgcatttttttttttggtgaaaataagatGTTATGCTTTGAATGCGTTACATTATCAGTACTTCAACGGTTCATTGGTTACTGTTTACACCACAGTTtccatatataaacattttttaaggtttttgttTGCTAAAATGGTCTTGTTTGTTAAAATACTGTTGTCAAAGTCTGACAAGCCAGTTAGTCAATCAGTAGTGCCACATAAGCAATCATTTCCTGTATAAAATGTAACCAAAGCAaccttattttaatttgttacctACATTTATGTACAGTAGGTGGATGAATGTTTCTATATGTATGTTAATTTTGTATTGTTAATTTAGTATTTTGTCTTTTAGCTGCTGTGAGAAAAAATCGCCTCACACAACATGCCACCGATCAGGAGATTGAATCAACCATTCAAAGATGGCTTCAGCTTGCTCCTGATCGAGATGGAGGAAGGAGAGAGCACTTAAGGAAAAAAGAGGGCCAAATAGGATCACTTTCTCCCACACAGGCACATTCTGATgtgtaaattgttttaatttgctCTGTTTGTTTAGAGTAAATTAGATTATAATGTTCAAATTTCAGTACTAGATTTCTTTTAGATTCATTTAGTTAGGTAGTTTATATAGCGTTCACACAGTTGCACAACTCTAGCtgtcctttcttttctttttttggcttgtGCATTACTAAAGTATGTAAGCTTGAAcatttagaaattatatgcacttTTACGGGTTGTAATAAGATGTACACTTCgaatgtacaaaataaaatagcATTCACACTGTTACACAATTCtaggtgtaatatatatatatatatatatttttgactgGTATTATtgttaaatgaaatttaaattgaataaaatatagaaTTTTTCTGTGACTCATTTGTTCACATGGTTTGGGTAAGATTAGTCTGGGTTATGGCTCAGCTTTGGGGTTTCTGGTTAAAGGGTAGTGTTGATATGGTTAATTTATGACTGAGTATTGGTAccaataataaaacatgttttggcccagttcagggccagttaagggtgattaactggctgagattcgggccagttatggcccatgtgtgacccttgtctttaatccagttctgggccacctTAGGGCCGTCATTCTTTGCAGTACTTGGGCCGAGGGTTATTGGCTTGTGCCTGAACTATTTTTGAGAATTGAATTTTCTTGTGCCTTATTTGTTCACATGGTTTGGGTAAGATTAGGTTGGGTTATGGCTCAGTTTTGGGGTTTCTGGTTAAAGGGTGGTGTTGATATGGTTAACTTATGGCTGAGAATTggtaccaataataaaacctgttttggcccagttcagggcCAGTTAAGGGTGACTTACTGGCTGAGATTTGGGccagttatggcccatgtgtgacccttgtctttaatccagttctgggccacttcagggccgtcattctttgcgatacttgggccgagggaaaagtgaTTGTGTGGCCCGGAGCTGGGCCAGAAAAAAAATTGCTATGTGGGCTATAGAGTctgtactaatgagctgatgatctggatcaggtgtgtttgattaaggtgacatggaaaacatgcagtgttgggagGCCTCAAGGAACGTGGTTGGGTCCCACTgatttagcagatacttttatccaaagtgacttacagtgcattcaggctatacattttgtgtgtatgtttgttcccTGGAAATTAAACCCATGAACTTTTGCActactaacacaatgctctaccactgagccacagtaTACATGCTACTGCATAACATGATTGAAAAAAGAGCAGCTTTCttagtttgtttaaattaattaatagcaTTCTGACATTATTGGGTCATTCTTCAATTGAGGTGGCAAATGAGAGGCAGAAATTTTaaaaatgcttgtttgttttcttttaataaaatgtattgctatgcatttaaaattagtttaatattatatatcCATTAAAATTGAAGCTtaataaaatttagatttttaaataatttgaatcaaACACTGGTGAAACAACCACTTATGTCTATGGTGTTTCCAATATTTGAAGTGAAATTTTGGTTTGTTCTAAAATGAGCAGGGATATGCAACTTTaggtaataattaataaatacataaattactgtAAGGACTCAGTTGCATtgatcatttaaatgtaatttttcaaaagaaatgtttaattgttcATCTTGGCCCCTATTTTTGCCAAAGAAGAattgtttcgttttttttaaatgtgtatatacataaaaaaaggcaGGAAAAATGGTCTGTGCTACTTTTATAGtctttattctaaaatattaaaaccactttacagtctaaaaacattaaattatatgatcaaatggctctgaaggaaatttcagatacTTTTTGAAGTAACACCACAGACATAATATAACACCACAGACATAATATTGCATAAAAGGTTTAACAATTTAAAGTTTATTGAGCAAAATACTGAAATTCATCATGAGTAAGATTACAAGAACTATATTCTCTGATAAAAGAACATTTagagaaaaactgaataaaaaaattattaaaacactacATAAACACTGTTTCTCACAGTGAGTgtttctcactctctcaaaaaatTGTCTGCACAATGGATTGTGCTGCAATCACAATGCGTGATATGTTTCAATAGAGAATACAAAAAAACTGTCCACAGACTtgacacaaaacattaaaaaaaataaataaaataataaaaaaaatctgaacatcttcagtgaataaatcatgtatccacaaactcatttaacacaaaaaatGCAGAACATCTTCAGTGAATAAATCATGTATCCACATACCTGACAAGAGAGATACAATTACGTGATTATGGCTGTTCtatgtgttttattaaaaatacaacattgcTGGTTGTATATTGTCTGTGGAGTTACTATAGAGTTACTATAGAGTCTGTGGTGTCTGTGGTGTTACCAGGATAGGCAGATAACACCACAGACAGTAACACCAGACAAATTAGCCTAAATCCAGACTTTTCTAAAATGGAGGCTGCCATCATGATGATTGAAAGATCAGGGCATATTTTAGAGATATGAATAAACATGCAATTATcaaaattttgattaaaatttgtaaaatctgCAAGTTATCAACATAACACCACAGACACTAATAAAGTGTGACACATGAAATTGTCAGGAATTTAGCTAACTTTAAGAAAATTAATAAGAAAGAATGTACTCACCATGCACCCCTCAGATCAACCAGCACCTGCAATGGCCTTTACACACAGTAAGTAGTCCAAATAGATTTCCCCCTTTTCTTAAAGGGACGACGTCCATTGATGTAACACCACAGACATGAATTTGGGGGACACtacttttttcttaaatattacaaaatatgtatttttaaaaacaatttaatagaattgtacatgttgaattaaatctatattcacaatataaccactttatttgtgataaaaattttatattgttgCCATTACATTCTATGAAACCTCTCTGAGGTATGGCGGgaacatgcatattttgttacaaaagtaATCTTCTCAAActcaataaaatatgtattttaatacaaaaatgtaattattaatagtgaaaaatttgtttttatcctacagaatacaaaaatgcaacaacattt is part of the Carassius carassius chromosome 33, fCarCar2.1, whole genome shotgun sequence genome and harbors:
- the LOC132114334 gene encoding uncharacterized protein LOC132114334 isoform X2; protein product: MQKTGSTQKSVFAKSKPTKFLPNIPPNSQSHHTSNVPKRTHTHSDQSRRNHATADPLERSHINPDSLQISRTSNQLQRFLTSCTSPNLSDNDCTPPDLLQRCHASPDSRPRNSATAEPFQKVQTSSDPLRSGHKTPDSVQRGRKSPDPLQRSHTTAEPFQKVHTSPHPLQRNHANADPLQRSNTSLDLLQRSCISPDLFEIDYTLPDPFQRSHSPPDPLQRSCTSPDRRPRGIVYHQPQGLLRHQAVLDTSLLRNILTNQEITMDQMKIIYGTVQGLKSVSEEDIGLEANLLPVADLQSLQNLEERLRKFPDFQKQLISMLAMKGGTDTRDGVWRIMTATITNSLAKNINMCGVNGKISFKSLQLRNIVLGKSVKKSPHTTCHRSGD
- the LOC132114334 gene encoding uncharacterized protein LOC132114334 isoform X1 is translated as MQKTGSTQKSVFAKSKPTKFLPNIPPNSQSHHTSNVPKRTHTHSDQSRRNHATADPLERSHINPDSLQISRTSNQLQRFLTSCTSPNLSDNDCTPPDLLQRCHASPDSRPRNSATAEPFQKVQTSSDPLRSGHKTPDSVQRGRKSPDPLQRSHTTAEPFQKVHTSPHPLQRNHANADPLQRSNTSLDLLQRSCISPDLFEIDYTLPDPFQRSHSPPDPLQRSCTSPDRRPRGIVYHQPQGLLRHQAVLDTSLLRNILTNQEITMDQMKIIYGTVQGLKSVSEEDIGLEANLLPVADLQSLQNLEERLRKFPDFQKQLISMLAMKGGTDTRDGVWRIMTATITNSLAKNINMCGVNGKISFKSLQLRNIVLAAVRKNRLTQHATDQEIESTIQRWLQLAPDRDGGRREHLRKKEGQIGSLSPTQAHSDV
- the LOC132114334 gene encoding uncharacterized protein LOC132114334 isoform X3; translated protein: MQKTGSTQKSVFAKSKPTKFLPNIPPNSQSHHTSNVPKRTHTHSDQSRRNHATADPLERSHINPDSLQISRTSNQLQRFLTSCTSPNLSDNDCTPPDLLQRCHASPDSRPRNSATAEPFQKVQTSSDPLRSGHKTPDSVQRGRKSPDPLQRSHTTAEPFQKVHTSPHPLQRNHANADPLQRSNTSLDLLQRSCISPDLFEIDYTLPDPFQRSHSPPDPLQRSCTSPDRRPRGIVYHQPQGLLRHQAVLDTSLLRNILTNQEITMDQMKIIYGTVQGLKSVSEEDIGLEANLLPVADLQSLQNLEERLRKFPDFQKQLLL